The Pseudanabaena sp. FACHB-2040 genome includes a window with the following:
- a CDS encoding NAD synthetase, which translates to MEAAPWMDWILGGLALSILAGGLWMLLDGVIGMNNK; encoded by the coding sequence ATGGAAGCAGCCCCCTGGATGGACTGGATACTGGGTGGATTGGCGCTGTCAATTTTGGCGGGCGGCCTCTGGATGCTGCTCGACGGCGTTATCGGCATGAACAACAAGTAG
- a CDS encoding caspase family protein has protein sequence MGRKALLVGLNVYSFMGGEPEESPALQNLKTLKQVLHSDIGQFPEDAVETLINPDTQQIRQAIERLSSHCRPDDLRLLYFCGLGLIDLPTGGLYLAGYDTYLHNPMATAVSEDFLRGMLNASHCREQIMIFDARWAVTGADVSEALGSGHTHRLVAQLAGEYRAVLMAQNGFGAGWSLASTGLSDYTQCLIEGLITGLANVSADGFVSTADLHQYIEQSLDQLQSPVQAMLFAPGRSADIQLFQLPQFRPEQEYRRSVEDYVTQDQGNISERSRQILNYLQQNLGVPGSVGQAIEADVLRPYKERQERLQRYEQIFAEAIELENPPRKSMRRWLRHQQQTLGLTYEEVNQVEARLMAPNTLPFNRQPQRLEPARIEPAGGRVTPIDSDRTGTVG, from the coding sequence ATGGGCAGAAAGGCACTGCTGGTCGGGCTCAACGTTTACAGCTTTATGGGCGGTGAACCTGAGGAGTCTCCGGCGCTGCAAAACCTGAAGACGCTTAAACAGGTTTTACACTCCGACATCGGCCAGTTTCCAGAAGATGCAGTCGAAACTTTGATAAATCCGGATACTCAGCAGATCCGGCAGGCCATTGAACGGCTAAGCTCTCACTGTCGGCCCGATGATCTGCGGTTGCTCTATTTTTGTGGCTTGGGCCTGATCGATCTGCCAACGGGCGGGCTTTATCTAGCTGGATACGACACTTACCTGCATAACCCGATGGCGACGGCAGTCTCGGAGGATTTCTTGCGAGGTATGCTGAACGCGAGCCACTGCCGCGAACAGATTATGATTTTTGATGCCCGTTGGGCTGTGACGGGTGCTGATGTGTCAGAAGCACTTGGTAGCGGGCACACCCATCGGCTAGTAGCGCAGCTAGCAGGAGAGTATCGGGCTGTGCTGATGGCCCAAAATGGTTTTGGTGCAGGCTGGTCGCTTGCCTCTACTGGGCTCTCTGACTATACCCAATGCCTGATCGAAGGACTGATTACTGGGCTGGCAAATGTGAGTGCTGATGGCTTTGTTTCTACTGCCGATTTGCACCAATATATTGAACAGAGCCTGGATCAGCTCCAGTCTCCTGTGCAGGCAATGCTTTTTGCCCCAGGCCGGAGCGCTGATATTCAGCTATTTCAGCTCCCCCAGTTTAGGCCCGAGCAGGAGTACCGGCGCAGTGTGGAAGACTATGTTACTCAGGACCAGGGCAACATTTCTGAGCGGAGCCGTCAGATTCTCAATTACCTACAGCAAAACTTGGGGGTTCCTGGGTCGGTGGGGCAGGCGATTGAAGCTGATGTGCTGCGCCCCTATAAAGAGCGGCAGGAGCGGCTGCAGCGCTATGAGCAGATTTTTGCCGAGGCCATTGAGCTAGAAAATCCCCCCAGAAAATCAATGCGCCGCTGGCTGCGGCACCAGCAACAAACGCTAGGACTTACCTATGAGGAGGTCAACCAGGTTGAAGCCCGGCTCATGGCCCCCAATACTCTTCCCTTCAACCGCCAACCCCAGCGTTTAGAGCCTGCGCGAATTGAGCCTGCGGGGGGTAGGGTTACGCCTATCGACAGCGATCGCACTGGTACGGTTGGCTAG
- a CDS encoding AAA family ATPase has product MSRWVDEHPTPPPFPKILRYPGGKSCFGVFMLDLPRFYQACNPSRPLAVSNPEDQRYFINFSGVRGGDIVQELGRSIALLYPNQATAQLFTGHVGSGKSTELLRLKANLESQGFHVVYFQSDQDLEMGNVEVTNVLMAITRRISESLEGIGIRLRPTYFERLLEDLSQLFQTPVNLTEVSFSVGMASVTAEARASTERLSQLQQYLEPRTRSIIEAINNQLLGPAIARLPQQGKRGLVVIVDNLDRMDTVQKVGNRLQSEYLFVGRGEQLKGLACHVVYTIPLELVFSDELPQLINRFGDRPKVLPMVPVQTRDNEPYEPGLVLLRQMALARAFPEFSPEQRLAHITEVFEDEATLDRLCYISGGHMRNLMRLMYGCLLKQDPPFSRATLEAVIRNERDDLASLIDDHEWKMLMEAVDRGRVNTSDDYNKLLRSLYLLEYRAPEERWFGINPVLTETDAYQRLRPQVNP; this is encoded by the coding sequence ATGAGTAGATGGGTGGATGAGCATCCCACCCCTCCTCCCTTCCCAAAAATCCTGCGATACCCTGGGGGTAAATCCTGCTTTGGCGTCTTTATGCTGGATCTTCCTCGCTTCTATCAGGCCTGCAACCCCAGTCGCCCTCTGGCGGTTTCTAACCCGGAGGACCAGCGCTACTTTATTAACTTCTCAGGGGTGCGGGGGGGCGATATTGTGCAAGAGTTGGGTCGCTCTATTGCCCTGCTTTATCCCAATCAGGCGACGGCTCAGCTATTCACGGGGCATGTGGGGAGCGGCAAGTCTACCGAGCTGCTGCGGCTCAAGGCCAACCTAGAGAGCCAGGGGTTTCATGTGGTCTATTTCCAGTCAGACCAAGACCTGGAGATGGGCAATGTGGAGGTGACGAACGTGCTGATGGCGATTACTCGGCGGATCAGTGAGAGCCTAGAGGGTATCGGCATTCGGCTGCGGCCTACTTACTTTGAGCGGCTGCTGGAGGATTTGTCGCAGCTGTTTCAAACGCCTGTGAATTTAACGGAGGTAAGTTTTTCGGTGGGCATGGCCTCGGTGACTGCCGAAGCTCGCGCCAGCACCGAGCGACTGAGCCAGCTGCAGCAGTACCTGGAGCCACGCACCCGCAGCATCATTGAAGCAATCAACAATCAGCTGCTGGGGCCTGCGATCGCACGTCTCCCCCAGCAGGGCAAGCGCGGTTTGGTGGTTATCGTCGATAACCTCGATCGCATGGATACTGTGCAGAAGGTGGGCAACCGACTGCAGTCAGAATATCTGTTTGTGGGGCGGGGAGAGCAGCTTAAGGGATTGGCCTGCCATGTGGTTTACACCATCCCTCTAGAGCTGGTGTTTTCGGATGAGCTGCCCCAGCTGATCAACCGCTTTGGCGATCGGCCTAAGGTGCTGCCGATGGTGCCTGTCCAAACCCGCGATAACGAACCCTACGAGCCGGGACTGGTGCTGCTGCGGCAGATGGCGCTGGCTCGCGCCTTTCCAGAGTTTTCGCCAGAGCAGCGGCTGGCCCACATCACTGAAGTGTTTGAAGACGAGGCTACGCTAGATCGGCTCTGCTACATCAGCGGCGGCCACATGCGCAACCTGATGCGGCTAATGTACGGCTGCCTGCTCAAGCAAGACCCACCCTTCTCCCGCGCCACTTTAGAAGCCGTGATCCGCAACGAGCGAGACGACCTAGCCAGCCTGATCGATGACCACGAATGGAAAATGCTGATGGAGGCGGTCGATCGAGGTCGGGTCAACACCAGCGATGACTATAACAAGCTGCTGCGTAGCCTCTACCTACTGGAGTACCGAGCCCCGGAGGAACGCTGGTTTGGCATTAACCCAGTGCTGACAGAGACAGACGCTTACCAGCGGCTGCGACCTCAGGTTAACCCATGA
- a CDS encoding NADPH-dependent F420 reductase, which translates to MKIGIIGAGNMGTGLGKFWAKNGHKLMFSYSRSPEKLKAAAESVGLGVQVGTPSEAVQFADVVVLSIAWAAVEDALQQAGSLDGKIVFSCVNALLPDMSGLAVGTTTSAAEEIAKLIPKARLVEAMPLFAEVLHAPSQQLSGQTPSVFYCGDDTEAKAIVADLLRETGCDPIDAGPLRNARYIEPAGMLLVQLAYAQQMGPVAMKLLH; encoded by the coding sequence ATGAAAATTGGCATTATCGGCGCGGGCAATATGGGCACGGGCCTGGGCAAGTTTTGGGCTAAAAACGGCCACAAGCTCATGTTCAGCTATTCCCGCAGCCCAGAAAAATTAAAGGCCGCCGCTGAATCAGTTGGGCTCGGAGTACAGGTGGGCACCCCCTCAGAGGCGGTACAGTTTGCCGATGTTGTCGTGCTGTCGATCGCCTGGGCAGCGGTTGAAGACGCTTTGCAGCAGGCAGGCTCACTAGACGGCAAGATTGTGTTTAGCTGCGTCAATGCCCTCTTGCCCGACATGAGTGGGTTAGCCGTAGGCACGACCACCTCTGCGGCTGAAGAGATCGCCAAACTTATCCCAAAAGCTCGGCTCGTAGAAGCCATGCCGCTATTTGCCGAAGTCCTACACGCTCCCTCTCAGCAGCTTAGTGGACAGACCCCCAGCGTGTTCTACTGCGGCGATGACACAGAAGCTAAAGCCATCGTCGCTGACCTGCTGCGAGAAACCGGGTGTGACCCCATTGATGCAGGCCCCTTACGCAACGCCCGCTACATCGAACCTGCAGGGATGCTGCTAGTTCAACTAGCCTACGCTCAGCAAATGGGCCCCGTTGCAATGAAGCTGCTTCACTAA
- a CDS encoding gluconolactonase, whose amino-acid sequence MKHWAAVFTGWLGGAIALPLVATAQELPPIFADDPVALVPSTTVAQFPVNTFLENIAIDTDGTLFVTSHETGTLLKITPDGTVSELATLEGKVSGVAIAPEGGASTLAPDGTLLVTGWTAENVPVISQVALDGTVTTLATLPEAVFLNGITPISANRYLIADSYRGAIWQLDTETGRVEIWLEHPLLARRSADSPIPAVNGLKRFEDTLYVSNTDQMLLLTIPIDGQGAAGEPEVLLEEVNIDDFAFAADGTLYGTTHIYNSVIQIAPEGAITVIAQAEQGVTGSTALAFGRMDCDRTALYVVTNGGMFLPPPTGVVPAEVVRLEVGKAALATD is encoded by the coding sequence ATGAAACATTGGGCTGCTGTCTTTACGGGCTGGCTGGGGGGTGCGATCGCACTGCCCCTAGTCGCCACTGCTCAGGAACTGCCGCCAATTTTTGCTGACGATCCAGTAGCGCTGGTGCCCAGTACAACGGTGGCCCAGTTTCCGGTCAACACCTTCCTAGAAAATATCGCTATCGATACCGATGGAACGCTATTTGTCACCAGTCACGAAACAGGCACCCTCCTAAAAATCACGCCCGATGGGACTGTTTCGGAACTCGCCACCTTAGAGGGCAAAGTATCAGGAGTTGCGATCGCCCCTGAAGGTGGGGCTTCGACCCTCGCGCCCGATGGCACGCTGCTGGTTACTGGTTGGACTGCTGAGAACGTGCCGGTAATTTCGCAAGTTGCTTTAGATGGCACCGTCACAACGTTGGCGACCCTGCCCGAGGCCGTTTTCTTGAACGGCATTACCCCAATCTCGGCCAATCGCTATCTAATTGCTGACTCCTATCGCGGGGCTATCTGGCAGCTAGACACTGAGACAGGCAGGGTTGAGATTTGGCTAGAGCATCCTTTACTGGCTCGTCGTTCCGCAGACAGTCCTATCCCTGCAGTGAATGGACTCAAGCGGTTTGAAGACACGCTCTATGTCTCCAACACAGACCAGATGCTGCTGCTCACCATTCCCATTGACGGCCAAGGCGCAGCCGGTGAACCAGAAGTTTTGCTAGAAGAGGTCAACATTGATGACTTCGCCTTTGCCGCAGATGGCACCCTGTACGGGACGACCCACATCTACAACAGCGTGATTCAAATTGCGCCCGAGGGGGCCATCACCGTAATTGCCCAGGCCGAACAGGGCGTGACTGGCAGCACAGCTTTGGCCTTTGGTCGCATGGATTGCGATCGCACCGCCCTCTATGTCGTTACCAATGGCGGCATGTTTTTGCCGCCCCCAACAGGCGTCGTCCCCGCCGAGGTGGTGCGCTTAGAAGTCGGTAAAGCAGCATTAGCCACAGACTAA
- a CDS encoding aldehyde dehydrogenase family protein, with protein sequence MPIVSPQRQPLPKGQLLINHQWRDASNGEILPIIDPTTEEVTTEVAKATVEDVNAAVEAAHRAFESGPWSRMHHEERAKILFRMADLIDERGADIGLRESMDMGMPYRDFMEIILPHCSGLFRFFAGQAMSAMNGSYRSSYESNVRILTRREPLGVVAAITPFNFPFALTCSKVAPALAAGNTVVHKPASDTPLSALALAQIALDAGLPEGVYNLVTGPGGSLGDALVKHPLVEKIAFTGSTGVGQNIIRNSADTLKHTTMELGGKAPHLIFADADLESALQAAFWGIFWNKGEVCVAGSRILVERSIYDEFVNRFAVMAKESVLGDPLDPATQIGPIANRKEYEKILGYIDSGKETARLVAGGSTQQINSKGYFIEATVFADATNDIKIAREEIFGPVVPLIPFDSEEEAIRIANDTPYGLAAGIQTSDIRRALRLADHLKAGTIWTDTWHKYHPNAPFGGYKMSGYGREQGTEALESYTQYKSVWLNLA encoded by the coding sequence ATGCCGATTGTTTCACCACAACGTCAACCCTTGCCAAAAGGTCAACTGCTGATCAATCATCAGTGGCGAGACGCTTCCAATGGCGAAATCCTGCCGATTATTGACCCCACGACTGAAGAAGTCACTACCGAAGTCGCTAAAGCCACGGTTGAGGATGTCAATGCGGCGGTTGAAGCGGCCCATCGAGCCTTTGAGTCAGGCCCGTGGTCGCGAATGCACCATGAGGAGCGGGCCAAGATTCTCTTTCGCATGGCTGACTTGATCGACGAGCGCGGTGCAGATATCGGATTGCGTGAGTCAATGGACATGGGCATGCCCTACCGAGATTTTATGGAGATCATTCTGCCCCACTGTTCTGGGCTATTTCGCTTTTTTGCGGGGCAGGCCATGAGCGCTATGAACGGCAGTTACCGTAGTTCCTATGAGTCAAACGTGCGGATATTAACGCGGCGGGAGCCTCTCGGTGTGGTGGCTGCTATTACGCCCTTTAACTTCCCCTTTGCGCTCACCTGCTCTAAAGTTGCTCCGGCCCTGGCCGCCGGAAATACCGTGGTTCACAAGCCCGCCTCTGATACGCCCCTATCGGCTCTGGCGCTAGCGCAAATTGCCCTAGATGCCGGTTTGCCTGAGGGGGTTTACAACCTGGTGACAGGCCCAGGTGGCTCTCTAGGAGATGCCTTAGTGAAGCACCCCTTGGTAGAAAAAATTGCCTTTACCGGATCTACTGGGGTGGGTCAAAACATCATCCGCAACAGTGCCGATACGCTCAAGCACACCACAATGGAGTTAGGGGGTAAAGCGCCGCACCTTATCTTTGCAGATGCAGATCTAGAGTCAGCCCTACAGGCAGCTTTTTGGGGCATCTTTTGGAATAAGGGGGAAGTGTGCGTTGCTGGTTCCCGCATTCTGGTGGAACGCTCAATTTATGATGAGTTTGTCAACCGCTTCGCTGTTATGGCGAAAGAATCGGTGTTGGGAGATCCGCTCGATCCGGCCACTCAGATTGGCCCAATTGCTAATCGCAAAGAGTATGAAAAGATTCTTGGCTACATCGATAGCGGTAAAGAAACAGCCCGTCTAGTCGCTGGTGGCAGTACTCAACAAATCAATAGCAAAGGTTATTTTATTGAAGCAACGGTATTTGCCGATGCTACTAACGATATCAAAATCGCCCGTGAGGAAATTTTTGGTCCTGTAGTGCCGCTCATTCCCTTTGACAGCGAAGAAGAGGCCATTCGGATTGCTAACGATACCCCTTACGGTCTGGCAGCAGGCATTCAAACCAGCGATATTCGCCGCGCCCTGCGGCTAGCTGACCACCTTAAAGCGGGCACGATCTGGACGGATACTTGGCATAAATACCATCCTAATGCGCCTTTTGGCGGGTACAAGATGTCAGGATATGGCCGCGAACAGGGTACAGAAGCGCTAGAAAGCTACACCCAATACAAATCTGTTTGGTTGAACTTGGCTTAG
- a CDS encoding winged helix-turn-helix transcriptional regulator, with the protein MAEKQYGCPVEVTLELIGGKWKCTILWWLRRGAKRFGELMQLMPGITQKVLTQQLRELEAGGLVHRQAYRESPPRVEYSLTAYGETLRPITELMCDWGKAHAPGFQFGMMGLTGIRILVIADSSEQSRLQRELGQVRQALVNTASAAAALAALNHNPPDIVLVDVLCSDDFSLLIQEVRQLETRTQKLIPVIALVPTSEDLDRIFAQGFRIHLVEPVEISELVAAIANLTGRLG; encoded by the coding sequence ATGGCAGAAAAGCAGTACGGGTGCCCGGTCGAAGTAACGCTTGAATTGATTGGGGGAAAATGGAAATGCACCATTTTGTGGTGGTTAAGGCGAGGAGCCAAGCGCTTTGGGGAACTGATGCAGCTGATGCCGGGGATTACTCAAAAGGTGTTGACCCAGCAGCTGCGTGAGTTAGAAGCAGGCGGCTTAGTTCACCGACAAGCCTATCGGGAATCTCCGCCTCGGGTTGAATATTCGTTGACTGCCTACGGCGAAACCCTGCGCCCGATTACCGAATTAATGTGCGATTGGGGCAAAGCCCATGCACCAGGGTTTCAGTTTGGCATGATGGGGTTGACCGGCATCCGAATTTTGGTGATTGCTGACAGCTCAGAACAATCTCGGCTTCAGCGTGAGCTAGGGCAGGTTCGGCAGGCGTTGGTAAATACGGCCTCTGCTGCCGCTGCCCTCGCTGCCCTGAACCACAACCCGCCAGACATTGTGCTAGTTGATGTTCTCTGCAGCGACGACTTTAGTCTCTTAATTCAAGAAGTTAGGCAGCTAGAAACCAGGACTCAAAAATTGATTCCGGTCATTGCCCTAGTGCCTACTAGCGAAGATCTCGATCGCATTTTTGCCCAAGGGTTTCGCATTCATCTGGTAGAACCCGTTGAAATCTCTGAGCTAGTAGCGGCAATTGCTAACCTAACCGGGCGTTTGGGGTAA